Proteins found in one Candidatus Sericytochromatia bacterium genomic segment:
- a CDS encoding carboxypeptidase-like regulatory domain-containing protein: protein MKQLGTRYGLALTLALSLAACQPLQGQTPVNANAALAGAEAANRPAAGMGVIRGVVKIDTAELIAAGSRNYALQQVSAPSGRVIARGDGGTKEAPVKPDGSYSLEVPGGSDYLLEAIVPDGRGGVTKVVSPTPISVPLAQDPPIVDAASLVTRRTGSIQGLIELKEPKPGDTPEGADVFLTGGTSVVGKAGEKGRFALTNVAEGTWNVVVAKPGYKRQMVKGVAVRAGRPALLEAPVVLEREVATPTGLTGTVQSSDGRAILGATVSVYPKDRKAIASADTGLDNFTAMTDDQGRYEILNLPPGDYSVQVYRPFYQLPPRRSATVTAAAPQELGVTKLVSTVTYFGKVSGSVTDEAGKPLDGAVAQLDPPVTESQFSDAKGAFTLDRILPGEYNLTIALGGYTPVIIPVTVDNSPGFSLDTSAGKPYRVLQSGGRFVVQLGSVPLSVITVANAPPTIRPISPTIPMGSDGSSSLPHSTISGVNVSGNLVAPNSMNLPAVITGRGNEGIVDPLYRPGGNGGTGAIIDPLYRPGGNGGTGAIIDPLYKPGAKSTATIGVAG, encoded by the coding sequence TTGAAGCAGCTGGGAACCCGATACGGCCTTGCCCTGACCCTCGCCTTGTCGCTCGCGGCCTGCCAACCGCTGCAGGGGCAGACGCCTGTGAACGCGAACGCCGCGCTGGCGGGGGCTGAAGCAGCCAATCGCCCGGCGGCCGGCATGGGCGTGATTCGCGGTGTGGTCAAGATTGATACGGCTGAACTGATTGCCGCTGGCAGCCGCAACTATGCCCTCCAACAGGTCTCGGCGCCCTCGGGACGCGTGATCGCGCGCGGCGATGGTGGCACCAAGGAAGCCCCGGTCAAGCCCGACGGAAGCTATTCCCTGGAGGTGCCGGGCGGCTCGGACTACCTGCTGGAGGCGATCGTCCCGGACGGCCGGGGCGGCGTGACCAAGGTGGTCTCCCCCACTCCCATTTCCGTTCCCCTGGCGCAGGACCCGCCGATCGTGGATGCGGCCAGTCTGGTCACGCGCCGCACCGGCTCGATTCAGGGCCTGATCGAACTGAAGGAGCCCAAGCCGGGGGACACCCCCGAGGGGGCCGACGTGTTCCTCACGGGCGGCACGTCCGTGGTCGGCAAGGCCGGGGAGAAGGGGCGCTTCGCGCTCACCAACGTGGCCGAAGGTACCTGGAACGTGGTGGTGGCCAAGCCGGGCTACAAGCGCCAGATGGTGAAGGGGGTGGCGGTCAGGGCCGGGCGGCCCGCCCTGCTCGAGGCGCCCGTCGTGTTGGAGCGCGAGGTGGCCACGCCGACCGGGCTCACGGGCACGGTCCAGAGCAGCGATGGAAGGGCGATTCTGGGCGCGACGGTGTCGGTCTATCCGAAGGACCGCAAGGCGATCGCCAGCGCGGACACCGGGCTGGACAACTTCACGGCCATGACCGATGACCAGGGGCGCTACGAGATTCTCAACCTGCCGCCGGGTGACTACTCGGTGCAGGTCTACCGCCCTTTCTACCAGCTGCCGCCCCGGCGCAGCGCGACGGTCACGGCAGCCGCGCCCCAAGAACTCGGCGTGACGAAACTGGTCAGCACGGTGACCTATTTCGGCAAGGTCAGTGGCAGCGTGACGGATGAGGCGGGCAAGCCACTCGACGGGGCCGTGGCGCAGCTCGATCCTCCCGTGACCGAGAGCCAGTTCTCGGATGCCAAGGGCGCTTTCACGCTGGATCGCATCCTGCCGGGCGAATACAACTTGACGATTGCCTTGGGCGGTTACACCCCCGTCATCATTCCGGTGACGGTGGACAACTCCCCAGGGTTCTCGCTCGATACCTCGGCCGGGAAACCCTACCGCGTGCTGCAGTCAGGTGGCCGTTTCGTCGTGCAGTTGGGGTCGGTGCCCCTCTCCGTGATCACGGTCGCGAACGCCCCCCCGACGATCCGTCCCATCTCGCCGACGATTCCCATGGGCAGCGACGGCTCGTCCAGCCTGCCTCACTCCACGATAAGCGGCGTCAATGTCAGCGGCAACCTGGTGGCCCCCAACTCGATGAACCTGCCGGCCGTTATCACGGGCAGGGGCAACGAGGGGATCGTGGACCCGCTGTACCGACCGGGGGGCAACGGCGGCACTGGGGCGATCATCGACCCGCTGTACCGGCCGGGGGGCAACGGCGGCACCGGGGCGATCATCGATCCACTTTACAAGCCAGGTGCCAAGTCCACGGCGACCATCGGGGTGGCCGGCTGA
- a CDS encoding YdeI/OmpD-associated family protein, with translation MLPDTVDAYLQEGCGRCDLHRTPACKVHRWTDCLAALRQLLLEAGLQETVKWGSPCYTLDGKNVAMLGALKDRCTLQFFKGAALRDPAGLLTSPGPNSRHARGFYYRSLDEVRRGLAQARPYIDQAIALERAGVVIAPPSESEPLPEELAERLVADPELAAAFAALTPGRRRSHILHIAGAKQAATRHQRVARCIPLIQAGRGVNER, from the coding sequence ATGCTCCCCGACACCGTCGATGCTTATCTGCAGGAGGGCTGCGGGCGCTGCGACCTTCATCGCACACCAGCCTGCAAGGTCCACCGCTGGACGGACTGCCTGGCGGCGTTACGGCAGTTGCTGCTGGAAGCGGGGCTACAGGAGACAGTCAAATGGGGCTCCCCCTGCTACACGCTGGACGGCAAGAACGTTGCGATGTTGGGTGCCCTGAAGGACAGGTGCACCCTGCAGTTCTTCAAGGGGGCAGCCCTCCGTGATCCGGCGGGCTTGCTCACCAGCCCGGGGCCCAACTCTCGACACGCGCGGGGCTTTTACTACCGCTCGCTGGACGAGGTGCGGCGCGGGTTGGCACAGGCCCGGCCTTACATCGACCAGGCGATCGCCCTGGAACGGGCCGGGGTGGTGATCGCCCCGCCCAGCGAAAGTGAGCCCCTGCCGGAGGAACTGGCCGAGCGGCTGGTGGCCGACCCGGAACTGGCGGCCGCCTTCGCGGCGCTCACGCCGGGCCGGCGACGCAGCCACATCCTGCACATTGCCGGCGCCAAACAGGCCGCGACCCGCCACCAGCGGGTCGCCCGCTGCATCCCGCTGATTCAGGCCGGCCGAGGCGTCAACGAACGCTGA
- a CDS encoding class III extradiol ring-cleavage dioxygenase gives MSHRLPTYFISHGGGPWPYMKAASGGMFDRLEASLEAIAREIGPTPRAVLVVTGHWEAPAFTLQTAARPGMVYDYVGFPAHTYEVVYPAPGEPALARQAIALLAAAGLPVREDAERGFDHGTFTPLVAMYPQADVPVVQMSLLDSYDPGLHLAAGRALAPLRAEGVVIVGSGLSYHNLRLMGPAARQPSARFDAWLQDTLAQPPAVRSSRVLHWAQAPDARLCHPQEDHLLPLMVALGAAETEDAHVVYHEEAFFGGVTVSSFRFGAA, from the coding sequence ATGTCCCACCGTCTGCCCACGTACTTCATCTCCCACGGAGGCGGCCCGTGGCCGTACATGAAGGCGGCATCGGGTGGCATGTTCGATCGCCTGGAGGCGTCGCTGGAGGCGATCGCCCGCGAAATCGGCCCGACCCCGCGGGCCGTGCTGGTCGTGACGGGGCACTGGGAAGCGCCTGCCTTCACGCTGCAGACGGCGGCCCGGCCCGGCATGGTCTACGATTACGTGGGGTTTCCCGCGCACACCTACGAGGTGGTCTATCCGGCGCCCGGCGAGCCCGCGCTGGCCCGGCAGGCGATCGCCTTGCTCGCCGCGGCCGGCCTGCCCGTGCGCGAGGACGCGGAGCGCGGCTTCGACCATGGCACTTTCACGCCCCTGGTGGCGATGTATCCGCAGGCTGACGTGCCGGTGGTGCAGATGTCGCTGCTCGACAGCTACGACCCGGGGCTGCATCTGGCGGCGGGGCGGGCCTTGGCGCCCCTGCGCGCGGAGGGCGTGGTGATCGTGGGCAGTGGCCTGAGCTACCACAACCTGCGCTTGATGGGGCCTGCGGCGCGGCAGCCCTCCGCGCGTTTCGATGCCTGGTTGCAGGACACGCTGGCCCAGCCGCCTGCCGTGCGCAGCTCGCGCGTGTTGCACTGGGCCCAGGCGCCGGATGCCCGCCTCTGTCATCCGCAGGAAGACCATCTGCTGCCGCTCATGGTCGCCCTGGGCGCGGCCGAGACGGAAGACGCCCACGTGGTGTACCACGAGGAGGCGTTTTTCGGGGGCGTGACCGTCTCCAGCTTTCGCTTCGGGGCGGCCTGA